The Gavia stellata isolate bGavSte3 chromosome 1, bGavSte3.hap2, whole genome shotgun sequence genome has a segment encoding these proteins:
- the MPC2 gene encoding mitochondrial pyruvate carrier 2: MAAAVAGLRASYHRLLDRIELKLPPRFRPFYNHPAGPKTVFFWAPIMKWGLVCAGMADMTRPAEKLSTAQSAVLMATGLIWSRYSLVIIPKNWSLFAVNFFVGCAGGSQLFRIWRYNQELKAKQQEQLQQRDA; the protein is encoded by the exons ATGGCGGCCGCCGTCGCGGGGCTCCGCGCCTCCTACCACCGCCTGCTCGACCGCATCGAGCTGAAGCTGCCGCCGCGGTTCCGGCCCTTTTACAACCACCCGGCAG GTCccaaaacagtgtttttctgGGCACCTATTATGAAATGG GGTTTGGTATGTGCTGGAATGGCTGATATGACCAGACCAGCAGAAAAGCTCAGCACAGCACAGTCTGCAGTACTAATGGCCACAG GCCTTATTTGGTCAAGGTACTCTCTAGTtattattcctaaaaactggaGTCTGTTTGCTGTGAACTTCTTTGTTGGCTGCGCTGGTGGCTCTCAACTCTTCCGAATATGGAG gTATAATCAGGagctaaaagcaaaacagcaagagcagctgcagcaaagagATGCTTAA